AGGACGTCCGGTTCGACACGGCCGGGATGACGGCGATCCGTGGCGGCGAGGCGCACCTGCCGGCTCGGTTCTTCCGCGAACGGGAGGAGCTCCGTCCCCGTCAGGAGCTCCTGGCCGCCGGCGTGCCCTGGCTGCTCCTCTACGGCGAGGACGACGTCAAGGTCAGCCGCGCCGCCGCGGACCTGGCCGCACTCGGGGCGGAGGTCGTCGCCGTACCGGCGGCGGACCACTTGTTCGGCTCGGGTCGCGCCCGGACCCGGCTCGCCGCCTCGACCGCCGAATTCGTGGACCGGACGCTGAACAGGGGATGACCGTGAACATCTCACTCTGCCTGATCGTCAAGGACGAGACCGCGTTCCTCGAGGGATGCCTGGACTCGGTGCGCGGTCTGGTCGACGAGACCGTCATCGTCGACACCGGGTCGACCGACGGCACCCAGGAGCTGGCCCGGGCCCGGGCCGACGTCTACGGGGAGGTCGACTTCGACGGCGACTTCTCCGCGGCCCGCAACGCCGCCCTCGCGCGGGCGTCGGGATCGTGGGTGCTGTTCCTCGACGCCGACGAGCGACTTCCGCCCGAGCAGCACGAGCCGCTACGCCGTTTCCTCGAGGACGCCGGGCCGCAGGTGCTCGCCGGCCGGCTGCTGCGCTACAACTTTTTCTCCACCGGCGGCTTCTACACCGGGCGCGAGCTGAAGGTGTTCCGGAGGCTGCCGGAGATCCGGTACCAGCGCAGGGTCAACGAGTCCGTCTCGGCCTCCATCGAGGAGCTCGGCGGCCAGGTGGCCGCGGCGCCGGTGGTCATGAACCACGTCGGTCACGGCCGCCCGGTCGAAGCCCGGGATGCGAAGGCGGGCCGGTATCTCGCCCTGATGGCGGAGCAGATGCGCGAGCGGGGCCCCGATCCGGTGCTGGTGGCGTACCGGGGACTGATCGAGCGGACCCTCGGCCACTTCGGCGACGCCCT
This Mycobacteriales bacterium DNA region includes the following protein-coding sequences:
- a CDS encoding glycosyltransferase; translated protein: MTVNISLCLIVKDETAFLEGCLDSVRGLVDETVIVDTGSTDGTQELARARADVYGEVDFDGDFSAARNAALARASGSWVLFLDADERLPPEQHEPLRRFLEDAGPQVLAGRLLRYNFFSTGGFYTGRELKVFRRLPEIRYQRRVNESVSASIEELGGQVAAAPVVMNHVGHGRPVEARDAKAGRYLALMAEQMRERGPDPVLVAYRGLIERTLGHFGDALDQTAEALRIGADLPVVWLFRGHVLRSVGDRAGALDAYEEGLRRAPGNAALHNMAGVAMLELGRAEPAALAFDRARQLDPQLLHTDINLGLVAQSEGRWDEAVERYLAAGGANRAFWADAWEGRVERDPYRAFYNETVLGYAGLGYHAGYCLLRSAGGSMTDAAAALRGLAGAGVPARP